The Equus caballus isolate H_3958 breed thoroughbred chromosome 12, TB-T2T, whole genome shotgun sequence genome contains a region encoding:
- the EPS8L2 gene encoding epidermal growth factor receptor kinase substrate 8-like protein 2 isoform X2, whose amino-acid sequence MSQSGSVSYCLGAANGSLGRSDGVAKMSAKDLFEQRKKYSNSNVIMHETSQYHVQHLATFIMDKSEAIVSVDDAIRKLVQLSSKEKIWTQEMLLQVNDKSLRLLDIESQEELENFPLPTVRHSQTVLNQLRYPSVLLLVCQDSEQNKPDIHFFHCDEVEAELVHEDIESALADCRLGKKMRPQTLKGHQEKIRQRLSVLPPPQGPAPIPFQRHGGDSPTTKNRVGLPVPLSEPSFLRRESLEEEPRAVLAQKIEKETQILNCALDDIEWFVARLQKAAEAFKQLNQRKKGKKKGKKGPAEGVLTLRARPPSEAEFVDCFQKTKLAINLLAKLQKHIQNPSAAELAHFLFGPLDLIVSTCGGPDIARSVSSPLLSRDAVGFLRGHLVPKEMALWESLGETWTRPRSEWPREPRVPLYVPKFQSGWEPPLDVLQEAPWEVEGLVSAPSDEPTPGSRLSFRSSQKHSLVPEPTSPGDVLPPVSSPHILRGYEPTPAMAKYVRVLYDFTARNANELSVLKDEVLEVLDDSHQWWKLRNRSGQAGYVPCNILDETRLEDIPPEQAGLKYWGPASPTHKLPPSFAGNKNELIHHMDEVNDELIKKISNIKTQPQRPFRVERSQPVSLPLTYESGPDEVRAWLEAKAFSARIVENLGILTGPQLFSLNKDELKKVCGEDGIRVYSQLTVQKAVLEKQQGGSELEELMNKFHSKNQRRMEEES is encoded by the exons CACTTGGCCACATTCATCATGGACAAAAGTGAGGCCATCGTGTCTGTGGACGATGCCATCCGGAAGCTGGTGCAGCTGAGCTCCAAGGAGAAGATCTGGACACAGGAGATGCTGCTGCAGGTCAACGACAAGTCTCTGCGGCTGCTGGACATAGAGTCCCAG GAGGAGCTAGAGAACTTCCCGCTGCCAACTGTGCGGCACAGCCAGACGGTGCTGAACCAGCTGCGCTACCCGTCGGTGCTGCTGCTTGTGTGCCAGGACTCGGAGCAGAACAAGCCCGACATCCACTTCTTCCACTGCGACGAGGTGGAG gcagagctggtgcacgAGGACATCGAGAGCGCGCTGGCCGACTGCCGGCTGGGGAAGAAGATGCGGCCGCAGACCCTGAA GGGCCACCAGGAGAAGATCCGGCAGCGGCTGTCGGTCCTGCCTCCCCCCCAGGGCCCGGCCCCCATCCCCTTCCAGCGCCACGGCGGGGACTCCCCTACCACCAAGAACCGAGTGGGCCTGCCTGTGCCTCTCAGTGAGCCAA GCTTCCTCCGGCGGGAGTCTCTGGAGGAGGAGCCGCGGGCCGTGCTGGCGCAGAAGATAGAGAAGGAGACG CAAATCCTCAACTGCGCCCTGGACGACATCGAGTGGTTCGTGGCTCGGCTGCAGAAGGCGGCCGAGGCTTTCAAGCAGCTGAACCAGCgcaagaaggggaagaagaagggcAAGAAGGGGCCTGCAG AGGGCGTCCTCACGCTGCGGGCACGGCCCCCCTCCGAGGCTGAGTTTGTGGACTGTTTCCAGAAAACAAAGCTGGCCATCAACCTGCTC GCCAAGCTGCAGAAGCACATTCAGAACCCCAGCGCAGCAGAACTGGCGCACTTCCTCTTCGGGCCTCTGGACCtg ATTGTCAGCACCTGTGGTGGCCCAGACATCGCACGCTCAGTCTCCAGTCCCCTGCTCTCCCGTGACGCTGTGGGCTTCCTGCGCGGCCACCTGGTCCCCAAGGAGATGGCGCTATGGGAGTCGCTGGGGGAGACCTGGACACGCCCCCG CTCCGAGTGGCCACGGGAGCCGCGGGTGCCCCTCTACGTGCCCAAGTTCCAGAGCGGCTGGGAGCCCCCCCTGGACGTGCTGCAGGAGGCTCCCTGGGAAGTGGAGGGGCTGGTGTCCGCCCCCAGTGACGAG CCGACTCCAGGGAGCCGACTGTCCTTTCGAAGCTCCCAGAAGCACAGCCTtgtacctgagccaacatcccCAGGAGACGTCCTTCCCCCAGTCAGCTCCCCACATATTCTCAG GGGCTACGAACCCACACCAGCCATGGCCAAGTACGTCAGGGTCCTCTATGACTTCACAGCCCGCAATGCCAATGAGCTGTCTGTGCTCAAGGACGAGGTCCTGGAG GTGCTGGACGACAGCCACCAGTGGTGGAAGCTTCGCAATCGCAGTGGCCAGGCAGGCTACGTGCCCTGCAACATCCTGGACGAGACCCGGCTGGAGGACATCCCCCCAGAGCAG GCCGGGCTGAAATACTGGGGTCCTGCCAGCCCAACCCACAAGCTGCCCCCAAGCTTCGCCGGGAACAAAAATG AACTGATCCACCACATGGATGAGGTCAATGACGAGCTCATCAAGAAGATCAGCAACATCAAGACGCAGCCACAGCGGCCCTTCCGCGTGGAGCGCAGCCAGCCGGTCAGCCTGCCCCTCACCTACGAGTCGGGCCCCGATGAGGTCCGCGCCTGGCTGGAGGCCAAGGCCTTCAGCGCCCG GATCGTGGAGAACCTGGGCATCCTGACCGGGCCCCAGCTCTTCTCGCTCAACAAAGATGAGCTGAAGAAAGTGTGCGGGGAGGATGGCATCCGCGTGTACAGCCAGCTCACGGTGCAGAAGGCCGTCCTGGAG AAGCAGCAAGGTGGGTCGGAGCTGGAGGAACTCATGAACAAGTTTCATTCCAAGAAccagaggaggatggaggaggagagcTAG
- the EPS8L2 gene encoding epidermal growth factor receptor kinase substrate 8-like protein 2 isoform X1, which translates to MSQSGGSLGRSDGVAKMSAKDLFEQRKKYSNSNVIMHETSQYHVQHLATFIMDKSEAIVSVDDAIRKLVQLSSKEKIWTQEMLLQVNDKSLRLLDIESQEELENFPLPTVRHSQTVLNQLRYPSVLLLVCQDSEQNKPDIHFFHCDEVEAELVHEDIESALADCRLGKKMRPQTLKGHQEKIRQRLSVLPPPQGPAPIPFQRHGGDSPTTKNRVGLPVPLSEPSFLRRESLEEEPRAVLAQKIEKETQILNCALDDIEWFVARLQKAAEAFKQLNQRKKGKKKGKKGPAEGVLTLRARPPSEAEFVDCFQKTKLAINLLAKLQKHIQNPSAAELAHFLFGPLDLIVSTCGGPDIARSVSSPLLSRDAVGFLRGHLVPKEMALWESLGETWTRPRSEWPREPRVPLYVPKFQSGWEPPLDVLQEAPWEVEGLVSAPSDEPTPGSRLSFRSSQKHSLVPEPTSPGDVLPPVSSPHILRGYEPTPAMAKYVRVLYDFTARNANELSVLKDEVLEVLDDSHQWWKLRNRSGQAGYVPCNILDETRLEDIPPEQAGLKYWGPASPTHKLPPSFAGNKNELIHHMDEVNDELIKKISNIKTQPQRPFRVERSQPVSLPLTYESGPDEVRAWLEAKAFSARIVENLGILTGPQLFSLNKDELKKVCGEDGIRVYSQLTVQKAVLEKQQGGSELEELMNKFHSKNQRRMEEES; encoded by the exons CACTTGGCCACATTCATCATGGACAAAAGTGAGGCCATCGTGTCTGTGGACGATGCCATCCGGAAGCTGGTGCAGCTGAGCTCCAAGGAGAAGATCTGGACACAGGAGATGCTGCTGCAGGTCAACGACAAGTCTCTGCGGCTGCTGGACATAGAGTCCCAG GAGGAGCTAGAGAACTTCCCGCTGCCAACTGTGCGGCACAGCCAGACGGTGCTGAACCAGCTGCGCTACCCGTCGGTGCTGCTGCTTGTGTGCCAGGACTCGGAGCAGAACAAGCCCGACATCCACTTCTTCCACTGCGACGAGGTGGAG gcagagctggtgcacgAGGACATCGAGAGCGCGCTGGCCGACTGCCGGCTGGGGAAGAAGATGCGGCCGCAGACCCTGAA GGGCCACCAGGAGAAGATCCGGCAGCGGCTGTCGGTCCTGCCTCCCCCCCAGGGCCCGGCCCCCATCCCCTTCCAGCGCCACGGCGGGGACTCCCCTACCACCAAGAACCGAGTGGGCCTGCCTGTGCCTCTCAGTGAGCCAA GCTTCCTCCGGCGGGAGTCTCTGGAGGAGGAGCCGCGGGCCGTGCTGGCGCAGAAGATAGAGAAGGAGACG CAAATCCTCAACTGCGCCCTGGACGACATCGAGTGGTTCGTGGCTCGGCTGCAGAAGGCGGCCGAGGCTTTCAAGCAGCTGAACCAGCgcaagaaggggaagaagaagggcAAGAAGGGGCCTGCAG AGGGCGTCCTCACGCTGCGGGCACGGCCCCCCTCCGAGGCTGAGTTTGTGGACTGTTTCCAGAAAACAAAGCTGGCCATCAACCTGCTC GCCAAGCTGCAGAAGCACATTCAGAACCCCAGCGCAGCAGAACTGGCGCACTTCCTCTTCGGGCCTCTGGACCtg ATTGTCAGCACCTGTGGTGGCCCAGACATCGCACGCTCAGTCTCCAGTCCCCTGCTCTCCCGTGACGCTGTGGGCTTCCTGCGCGGCCACCTGGTCCCCAAGGAGATGGCGCTATGGGAGTCGCTGGGGGAGACCTGGACACGCCCCCG CTCCGAGTGGCCACGGGAGCCGCGGGTGCCCCTCTACGTGCCCAAGTTCCAGAGCGGCTGGGAGCCCCCCCTGGACGTGCTGCAGGAGGCTCCCTGGGAAGTGGAGGGGCTGGTGTCCGCCCCCAGTGACGAG CCGACTCCAGGGAGCCGACTGTCCTTTCGAAGCTCCCAGAAGCACAGCCTtgtacctgagccaacatcccCAGGAGACGTCCTTCCCCCAGTCAGCTCCCCACATATTCTCAG GGGCTACGAACCCACACCAGCCATGGCCAAGTACGTCAGGGTCCTCTATGACTTCACAGCCCGCAATGCCAATGAGCTGTCTGTGCTCAAGGACGAGGTCCTGGAG GTGCTGGACGACAGCCACCAGTGGTGGAAGCTTCGCAATCGCAGTGGCCAGGCAGGCTACGTGCCCTGCAACATCCTGGACGAGACCCGGCTGGAGGACATCCCCCCAGAGCAG GCCGGGCTGAAATACTGGGGTCCTGCCAGCCCAACCCACAAGCTGCCCCCAAGCTTCGCCGGGAACAAAAATG AACTGATCCACCACATGGATGAGGTCAATGACGAGCTCATCAAGAAGATCAGCAACATCAAGACGCAGCCACAGCGGCCCTTCCGCGTGGAGCGCAGCCAGCCGGTCAGCCTGCCCCTCACCTACGAGTCGGGCCCCGATGAGGTCCGCGCCTGGCTGGAGGCCAAGGCCTTCAGCGCCCG GATCGTGGAGAACCTGGGCATCCTGACCGGGCCCCAGCTCTTCTCGCTCAACAAAGATGAGCTGAAGAAAGTGTGCGGGGAGGATGGCATCCGCGTGTACAGCCAGCTCACGGTGCAGAAGGCCGTCCTGGAG AAGCAGCAAGGTGGGTCGGAGCTGGAGGAACTCATGAACAAGTTTCATTCCAAGAAccagaggaggatggaggaggagagcTAG